A genome region from Pseudorca crassidens isolate mPseCra1 chromosome 20, mPseCra1.hap1, whole genome shotgun sequence includes the following:
- the FAAP24 gene encoding Fanconi anemia core complex-associated protein 24 isoform X1 has translation MEGNTLDGTGPMHVPFGHIVANEKWRGSQLAQGMQGKIKLVFEDGLTPVDFYLSSRSCILYITEADLVAGNGYRKRLVRVRNSSKLQGIVVVEKTHMSEQYFPAVQKFTVLDLGMVLLPVASQTEASCLIIQLVEEQTKEPSKNPLLRKKRALISEPALLRTVQQIPGVGKVKAPLLLQRFPSIQQLSNASIQELEPVVGQSVAQHIYAFFTQSR, from the exons ATGGAAGGGAACACCCTTGATGGCACAGGCCCCATGCACGTGCCGTTTGGGCACATTGTGGCCAATGAGAAATGGCGCGGGTCGCAGCTGGCACAGGGGATGCAAG gaaaaattaaactCGTTTTTGAGGATGGCCTGACACCGGTAGATTTTTACTTGTCTAGCAGATCCTGCATTCTTTATATCACCGAAGCTGATTTGGTGGCAGGAAATGGCTACAGAAAGAGACTTGTTCGGGTTAGAAAC tccAGTAAACTTCAAGGGATTGTAGTAGTTGAGAAAACTCACATGAGTGAACAGTACTTTCCAGCCGTACAGAAATTTACTGTGCTGGATCTGGGGATGGTGTTGCTTCCAGTGGCCAGCCAGACGGAAGCGTCCTGTCTCATTATCCAGTTG GTTGAAGAGCAAACCAAAGAGCCCAGTAAGAACCCTTTACTCAGGAAGAAACGAGCTCTGATCTCCGAGCCAGCCCTCCTTCGAACTGTGCAACAGATCCCAGGAGTCGGGAAAGTTAAagctcctctcctgctccagaGGTTTCCAAGTATCCAGCAACTAAGTAATGCTTCCATCCAAGAACTGGAGCCGGTGGTTGGACAGTCAGTGGCCCAGCACATTTATGCGTTCTTCACCCAGTCCAGGTGA
- the FAAP24 gene encoding Fanconi anemia core complex-associated protein 24 isoform X2, whose translation MSRETQNWALAGSAPALDWMEEPRRGSVRGQAGKIKLVFEDGLTPVDFYLSSRSCILYITEADLVAGNGYRKRLVRVRNSSKLQGIVVVEKTHMSEQYFPAVQKFTVLDLGMVLLPVASQTEASCLIIQLVEEQTKEPSKNPLLRKKRALISEPALLRTVQQIPGVGKVKAPLLLQRFPSIQQLSNASIQELEPVVGQSVAQHIYAFFTQSR comes from the exons ATGTCGCGGGAGACCCAGAACTGGGCCCTGGCCGGCTCGGCCCCCGCCCTGGACTGGATGGAGGAGCCACGGCGCGGGAGTGTCAGGGGCCAGGCAG gaaaaattaaactCGTTTTTGAGGATGGCCTGACACCGGTAGATTTTTACTTGTCTAGCAGATCCTGCATTCTTTATATCACCGAAGCTGATTTGGTGGCAGGAAATGGCTACAGAAAGAGACTTGTTCGGGTTAGAAAC tccAGTAAACTTCAAGGGATTGTAGTAGTTGAGAAAACTCACATGAGTGAACAGTACTTTCCAGCCGTACAGAAATTTACTGTGCTGGATCTGGGGATGGTGTTGCTTCCAGTGGCCAGCCAGACGGAAGCGTCCTGTCTCATTATCCAGTTG GTTGAAGAGCAAACCAAAGAGCCCAGTAAGAACCCTTTACTCAGGAAGAAACGAGCTCTGATCTCCGAGCCAGCCCTCCTTCGAACTGTGCAACAGATCCCAGGAGTCGGGAAAGTTAAagctcctctcctgctccagaGGTTTCCAAGTATCCAGCAACTAAGTAATGCTTCCATCCAAGAACTGGAGCCGGTGGTTGGACAGTCAGTGGCCCAGCACATTTATGCGTTCTTCACCCAGTCCAGGTGA